The following is a genomic window from Branchiostoma lanceolatum isolate klBraLanc5 chromosome 10, klBraLanc5.hap2, whole genome shotgun sequence.
ACGGCCCATCTTAACGAAGCTTGATGAAGGAGACCACTGGTCAGTGTCAAGGGCCTCGCCATGCCCATGGTAGTCATCCCTATCGGTCGAATGGCTGAGGATGTTACTTAGCAAGTCCATCGATGTTGATAGTTTGTGCAGGACCATCTGGATGTGGGGCTGGTGGGTGATGTTTTGTACTGTTATAGAAGGTGGTGCAGGTGTTATATTCGTTGGGGCAGGTGAACTAAGATCGCCAACAGTTGCACCAAGTGCCTGTGATGCCGGGGCAAGTGATACGGATGCTCCCAGAATAGCTCGCAGTGTAGAGATCTCTTGCTGCAACCGGTTTACCTCATATTGACGTAAGAGTCTGTCCCGTTCTGCCTGCAACCTAGCGATCTCATCCTCTGAAAcggtgtggggaggggagctTCCCTCCGGAGCAGCTTCGGGAGGAGAGGCGACATCTTTCGCATTCGCCTGTTGCTCCTGAGGATCAGCTGAATGTATGGGTTCTCTTCTTCGCCGCCATATACATTCGGGACCAAACCCGTTCCCTGCTTCAGCATGTTTTGCCGCTGGTCTACTACATGCAGTGCACATCTCCGTTGCTTTAGTGTTCTCCGTCGAACCATCCAAATGAGAAGAGGTAACCCCAGCTTTTACCATGTGTTTGTTTGCACCAGTAGGCATTGTCGTAGAGCTGCGACAGCTACATTTGCATTACTATATCATGTCATGATTTGATGTTTTCTTGTGTAGACCTGTATTAGATAAGCGTTCACATTATAACGACTCGCTGAAATGACC
Proteins encoded in this region:
- the LOC136442944 gene encoding uncharacterized protein; the encoded protein is MPTGANKHMVKAGVTSSHLDGSTENTKATEMCTACSRPAAKHAEAGNGFGPECIWRRRREPIHSADPQEQQANAKDVASPPEAAPEGSSPPHTVSEDEIARLQAERDRLLRQYEVNRLQQEISTLRAILGASVSLAPASQALGATVGDLSSPAPTNITPAPPSITVQNITHQPHIQMVLHKLSTSMDLLSNILSHSTDRDDYHGHGEALDTDQWSPSSSFVKMGRDPNSGPSRPGDLTKRLALQRVGIDTDRDWLESRRARHSADEDQNDSTDSGVYRGPAVSPNSQFGGLDMPTNEGQGRTSKYSTI